The following nucleotide sequence is from Corylus avellana chromosome ca7, CavTom2PMs-1.0.
TAATAACATTTTCATGTAatcaaaacttttgaaataacaaAGATCTCTTATATATTATACTTAAAGTTTCAGCAAAAAATCAAAGAGCTTAGTTCTTTCCTACAAAACCTATGCAATCTTTAAGCAACTTGGATCAAATTAATGGTTCCATCTTTAATAAAGTTTTCTACATGTAGACACGTTAATTCAATGCCTACAGTGAGAGGCCTGATTTGATCTGATTTGATACAGTAATTAAGTCATTGAAGTGCATTACAATAGGTCATAGTATAATAGGAGATTAAACAGAAACAACTAAAAATGTGTACTTTCTGCAGAAGAAAGATCATAACAAGTAATATAACATAGATCTTTATTAACAATGCAAAGGGTAGAGAATGAGCTAAATAAAAGGACTCGAGTTCATCATTGGCTGCAAATGCTGATGGTTGCTGTGAAGCATAGGTTGAAATCTGAGTACAAGATTTTACAGCTGAATCAGGCTAAATGACCACCTTGCATCCTAAATGAAATTTGTCTAATGGCCCCAAATAACTCCTATAAGGGGGTGAATAGAGTGTTTTCTCAATTGTCTCAACAAACATAGttaacttaaaataaataaccaCATACAAAATCACCAAAATTAACCAAAGTATAAAATCAGTCAAAAACAAGAATTTGGTGATGAAGTGAAAACCTTTTGAAGCatccttaaaaattaaaaccattatgaggcagccaaacccaagaaattcATCCACTATAGAAGAATTAAATTACACGCAGTTTATACTAGTCTCAGGGTCTTATGAAAATCGTGCACTATGAGGCTTAtatagggggaaaaaaaactcAAGTTTTGGTGCAAGTTGGTTTctaaaaaacacaatttgagGCAGCAGCGTTCAAACGGGTAAGTATCTCATTCAAACGCAAGCTAGGGTTTCACAATTTTCTCGGCAATGGCATTCAAACGTTGTATTGCAACCGAGCTTCTTGGATCTCCCTTGATAAACGTGTTTGAACCTTTTGTGAACAGCTTGTGACCAAGCTGCTCAATGGGTCTTGTGAAACACCTTCATTCCAATATTAAGCAACCGCCATTGCGACCGACCTTTTCGGGAACTTGAATTTCTATAGTATGAAGACCTTTGTTTGAACTTCCAGCGACCGAAGCTCTAAAATCTAAAATCTTGAATTTCCTCAAAGATTGAGTTCGAATTCGAACAGCTATCAACTGGCTTGCGACAGCAGCTTCATTTCTTCAACTTTAAACACCAAATCAAGTTGTTTTCCTTGCTTCATTATTAAATGTTCTTAGGATTTTGTCCATTGATTGAATCCATTCCTGATGATGTGCCGCTAACAAGGCCTACCTATTCTCCCAATGCAACCTTGCTTTTTAGGGGCATGACATTCAATCCTATATCAATATATGCTCCTCCAAGCCTAAGGGTGGATTGAATCCAATTCTGCCATAAAGCAAAGGCAGTAAGCTAAGACATGAAGCATGCCATGAAATAGGTATTAATAGGAATTTCGAAAGCCCTATTTAAGCAATAGGACATGAAGAGGAGAAGAGGGGGGGTTCCTTGATGTTATGGTGTCAAGGTCGTCGAAGAAGGCCACAAGTGGAAGCAACCGATGCTCTGGTCATTCAGTTGAATCCTTGCTGCCAGTCCGTACTTGCCAGTTTTACCTACCACTTAATCAACTAAACCTAAACTTACAACTAACTTGGTTTTCACACTGAATTAAGCAACATAAAACCTACATTAAAGTATAGCTAACTCTGCCTGAGCACCATTGGGAAGAAAGGGTATGGGTCAAACTATAAATGATTGAGGTTAAAAGTTCAACAAGCATCTGACAAGGGAATCCCATTCCTTTAGAAACACTTTAAAAGAAGTCATGCAGAAATCCAAACACTTTGATCAACTTGGTCGAAACTCAACTTACAACTTCTATGTAAATCAGGACTGCGATTTGAGGAGGACATATATCTTTCTCATCCCAAGTAAAGCTCGTGTAATCAACAGGCTTTATGACTCAAGAACGTCACACCTTTATCAAGTTCCATTCTGTTCCTGTCAGCTCATCACAAATTTTGGTCACATAAGGAATATTCCCTCACTGACAGAAACCCACAAAAGCCCACCTTTTTGTTCACAGAACAAGCATTATACACGCAAAATTGAAGAGCATCTCATAGTAAGGTCCCACATAGAACTTTGACAAGTATTATCAATGAATGACTTTAAAAGGAATCCTTGAAAGGAGAGAACATTGAATTCTTCAAAATCAAAGATACTAGATCCAAAATCCAAGTGCGGTAACTCAAATCCTGCTCTAAACAGCAGTTCTAGTATCAAAAGCAGGAACAAAATATAAACATCCATCAAACACAATACAAGAATTAGCATCATTCATATCAATCATAAAAGATTTAGTGACAACCATTTGGTTGTCATGGTAACATATCGAATAAGAAAAACGACAATAAGAAAGACCCATTACCAAAATGTTCCATTGCCACTTTCTTATGCTGCTTATACTCCAAACCACTTGGTCGCACTTTCCCACGCTTGGTGACCGAGAAGTCACCTCCAGGTGGAGCCGAAGATGAAATCGGCATTGGAGACAATGCCATAGTGACCGCCCCATCTGGGTTATACTTCCTTGGTCtacctctcttcttctttcccgTTGTTCCGGCCAATCCCACGCTCACGGGTGAAGCAGCAGTCACTGCTGGTGCACCAGCAGGCTGGTTCTGGCTCGGGTTGTTTTCAGACCTCGGCGCTACATGATAAGCTGATGGAGCTTCTGCTCCTATCACAGTAACCCCTGAACTAATACCTTCTCTTGCTTCCATTCATAGACCAACACTTTCATAAAACAACCACTAGAGCTGACAACCTTGATATTTCCAACTACTCAGATACTCACATTAGCATCTGCAACAAAGAAATCCATGCTTCCAAATTAAAACCCTTTTGTTTCCTTCTGGGGAAAAATGCTAAAGACTAAAGAAATATCTGCTCAACACTCAAAAGGTTTTTCAACCTTCAGAGATCTAAAACAACTATACAAACCTAAAATCCAAAAGGTATTATGTAAAAGCTAGAAgtttattaaaagataaatggaATTAACCTAAGCTCAACAACATCTTCctcaacttaaaaataaaaacgaaatttGAAACTCAGACTAGAAAACAAGACccggaaagaaaataaaaatgcagtcaaattctttttatcttttgaaaactAAACTTGTAAcccaaaccaacaaaaaaaaaaaaaaaaaccaaaaaacatcAGAAAGTGAAAACAGAAAGACAGACGATAGAAAATGTCTATTGGAGTATATTTTTTTACTGCAAGTAAACATTTTCTTCAATCTTCAAAGATCAtaacttcaaaaacaaaaactcctTGTGAacataaacacacacacacacagagggagagagagagagagagagtaaaccCATGAATAAGAacaattattttcatttaaaaaacagaaaaatgttttagcacaaatcacatctcaaaatcagaaaatatGAACTTattacaccaaaaaataaacgaacagaacaaaaatcaaatctttagccagaaataatatataaattaaaaaaaaaaacaaagaagtgAAATAACCAAAACTTCGAACTTAAAACTACACCAAAATCCAAAGATCACGACCTGTGACTGGAACCTCCAAACTTCAACTAGCTCTTTCGACACTGCAGCTTAGACTGTTCTGTGTCAGACCCTTTTCACATTCGAGCTGAGACAGTACTCTCATACACcaccacaacaacaacaacaaaaagttccaaaaaaatcacaataatataattaaaaaaataaataaactgttTGTTTACTGAGAAAATGAAAACCGCCTTTGAATTTCAAGAGTCGGAAAATATTAACCGCAGGCCGGTTCTTCAGAAGTTGTCTGAAAACAGAGGCAGTTGAGATAGCAAAAGgaaagtgaaaataaataaccaacaaaaaatttaaaaaaaaaaaatatatattgaaataatacaaaattaaaaaaaataataataaaaaataaaaaacaaaaaacccactGGAATTTgaatgtgaaaacaattttaaaaacaaaagcagtAATTGCTAAACccgataaaataaaatatagttaATGAAATTTTCACGTCCGTGAGGGGAATTGGGGTTTAAAAAATTAGGTAAATGTCTAATATggtaaatttaaagaaaaagtaggGGAAATAAGTGGAAAAAGAGTAAATTACTTTCTTTTATGAAATTCAtttgttttgcatttaaagCTCCGAAAGGTAGTGTTGGCGGGCCGACCTTTTTGTTTGCCGCTGACCtgatttttgtcctttttgcgCAAATAAAAGACTGAACTTTCACTTATGCCCTCGAAAAAGATTATTATTACGAAACGCGTCAATTGAAGTTTGAAATTCTAGAggggtttttgcttttttgtatTGGGGGAATTTGTTTCAGCAGAATTTGAATTCAGGGTGGTGAGATGTGATTGCCTCACCTGCAGCTCACAGATAGATACTTGCTTGTCAGCATCTCAATGGATATACTGCCATGGGAGAGTGACAATGCACCTGCCGGACAGGCAGTTTCATTTATGGGATATGACCTTCCTTGCACGTGGGAAAATATTAATACGTTACATCATGAAATGAGAAAGGGGGTATGCACcgcactactttttttttttttcttttttttttccctcactatatatatatatatatatatatatattagcaaaaATAGTAGATAGAGTAGGTTAATTATAGTTATCCTATTTTAATATGACTATAGTAGTATATACTCGTTGAGAGTCTCACTAAAGAAGCTTAGATGATGAGAACTGTAAGCATTCTCTCAAGTCCGACTAAGCTATAACCTGACTCAGTCCTACCTAGGCATCAATTAAAATTTAAGacgactaatactaatcaagtATATGTACAGATTCTCCATTGCGGATATTTAAACCCACGTCCTAATAAATGTTTTAACcgctttaaaaaaattttgggccatTAAACCATCACCCTTGATGATTCTCTCGCTATGTTTATGTGTGAGGTCGATAgctattgaattaattattatttttcagttttttttaaataattttaattttgtttcaaaggtatttttgaaataaatatacAAAAGTATATAATTTGACATGTAGTGGTAGGATGGGATGCCCtattgtcactttttaaagttcggaaaaacttcacttaaccccatAATTTTCATTACTTTTACAATTACttacctaaaatttaaaaattctcaatttattatattgaatttttaattttttgcaatatcacctcatattaaatttttatcttaaaaCCTAACAAGGAgtgtcaaaattaacaaaataccCCACAATTTTTTACACATAACTTCATTAAACGGCATAACTACATCATTGTTCATAATCACACTTTATACATACTATTTAATGACAAAAGAGCATGTAGGCTCATACTACATGATCTTCAAAATCATAGGACTTAATTATTTCCCTTTGAACATCATAAACACCTCCTAAACTATTAATTGTACCTTTTTCCTCTTaaaaaactgtaatttttccacACCCCAAAGAGATTCGTTCAAACGTCTTGCAATCGGTGTTCGAATGGAACACTTTGTGGCTTATATAGATCAAACATGGTATGATCGTTTATGTGGTCGGGGGCTCTATGTAGCTTACACCAATCAAATGGTGTGCGATCGTTATGCAACCGAAGCTCCCTAGAGCTCCCTGTTTAGTCAAATTAACGGTGTTTGAATTGACTCaacctagtttttttttttttttaatgtaaaaccGATCAAAAAATCCCTTCCTGTAGTTCCTACACTTATTTTCATACACTCATATGCAGTTTTTAAATTTGCAATTAGattataattcaaaaaaaacctatctcatatttaattatagttttaaaaatcaCAGCGAATAAATATAAGattactcaaataaaaaataactttttgaCTACATGGATTCATGgaagtactttttcttttttttaaaatttttgttaatatCTAAACCGACAAGAAGGCTTaaattcacccaaaaaaaaaaaaatcagaacatGGCATGGGTAGAAATGTGTTCACGTGGTCTCATAAGTGCAGAAATCAACCACCCTTCCTTATATTCAAACCTCGGTAATCGTAATGGTAATACCTTCACATACCTgcagataaaagaaaagaaaagaaaagaaaaggaaagaaaaatgtgattgGCAGGTGAGAAAAGCCAAGGTCGGcgtggaggtggtggtggtggtccTGACAAAATTTGAGCAGGTGAGCCGTTACATGCTTACACTTGTCCGAGATACGTTGCTTGTCTCTCATGTTACAAACTGTACCGCACATGCCCCTCAAACCGAATATATTTCATGGGGCCCCTCGCCCCCATACTCGAATTCCCAAAACACAACTTCCCTTCAACTCATCACTAGGTCAAAGGTGGTGAGGGTAGGTGTATGCACGAAGAAAATAGGCTAAATATGGTAGATTTGGCTCCCAAATTGcaggagaaaaaacaaaaaaggaggaAGGAGGAATCCCTCCTCTCCGTCCTTCTTCCGATGGTGGGAGTTCGAGACGAGCTTTCCGAAAAAAATGGGATTTTGACGTACGACGTCACATGTCGTAGTACTTGTTGGAACGACAAAAGAGCAATTTTAAGTTGAATTGTAACCCTGCTTTTCAGCAGAAACAATCATTGCTTTGCAGCGGTGGAGGAAGTTTCTttctaaataattattttttcaaaacccaaCTCCATTCTTTCCtcaactctctttcttcctacTGTGTTTGTTTCTATTCTCAACTTTCAAGTTGCCTTCCAAATCTAATCCCTATTCTGCCAACAATATTTGACCCctccaaataatttttatttggcTCCAGTACTGTAGCAATGGTATAATCGAGAGTAATGATTCCCAccatatttaataaattaatccTTCATGGGTCAGAAAAAAGAGGGTACATTACTTCATGGATCACTATCCTTGTCCCCTGGAGATAACTTCTATCTACCATGTCCTACTGGATCATTTACTTGTCCCAACGGCTCCCATCTATATTGATTGAGTTGCCTTCAAATAACAGTGTACATGGAGCAATGCTATGGGTGTGAGAAAATTGGCgtaaaaaaataggaataagTAATAGCACTGAAAGAGGATCCTATAAGATGCCATAATCTTttagaaaaatcatcaatttccTTCATATAATTTGTCATGAAACAACTATCAATTTTGGGATTTTGATGGGCATTAGAGACTAGGTTTTAGGAAGGATAAAACCAGCTCTGACCTCTTCGAACGAGTATTCAGTTGgttgattgttgttgttgttttcaaTACATAGAGCAAGACGTGGGGTAGCTGGTGTTCTGGCTGTCGTCATAGGAACTGACACTGTCGGAGGAGTTGTCGGCTCCGGAATTGGCATCGTCTTCGGCGTTCTGCTTTCTTCATAGCCAACGGCAATCGGCTTCGAAGGTGTTCCCACTAGTGACAGCTCGGTGCTTGAGAGAGCTTTTTGTAACGACGCCGTATATGTCATCTTTTGATCTTCTAGGAAATTATCAATGTTGGCCTTAGATAACACTTGGGAAGAAACAGGAGAAAGGGGCTTCCGGATCAACGGTGACTTATTTTTATGTGCCTTTCCACTACCAGATGAATACTTCTCTGCTGAATGACCAGGATCCTCTGAGATGCTCTTACCTGCATAAAATTTTGTAACCAAAACTTTGCAAGTTAAATAGTCACTGAGAAACTCTGCAAGCAATGCCCAAAATTGTAGACATTCTATTATTACTGTGTTCAAAAATCCTACATGTATTTTTCTGTGCTTATTTTCTAAtgtggtaaaaaaaattaccattaaattttggacCCGTTAATTTGTATATTTCACATCAGAGAGTAATCTTACTATATTACATGAATGGTGCAAATTTATTTTAGTATTAAGAGACAAAGGACCTTAAAGCAAGATGGTTCAAATTTGCTGGCCTTAGTTTTCAATATTGGCAGTCCTTCGATTAAGTATAGTAATACTCCTCAAAATCCTATCCTACCAATACAGATCCTGgaaatatttagtttctaattaaatatttgaaaaattctagaGGACATAGCTGCAAAACCACCATGGTGCTGGTGGCTCAAAGAGCTCTTGGCTATGTTTGCCAACAGCCGGGGCTGGCACTGTAGCTAGAACGGCACTGtttcagctacagtgccaactgacatgtggcagcaaaaattgactttttcatataattttttttttttttttaaagcaaaatatttaaaaaaaaaaaaattaaagatgaaaaagtcaatttttgctacaatatgtcagttggcactgtagctgaaacagtgccgttccagctataGTGCCAGCCCCGGCTGTTGGCAAACATAGCCCTTCTAATTCAAAAAGTCACCCTTACTAGGTTGCAGACGGGAAGCAGCTTTTTCAGGTTTCAGGTTCTGAAGCATTGCTCCACCAAGGGAGACTTTTCTGTTGCCTGCAACTCCTGTGGGTGTTCTCGAAGCCTTTTTTCCACTCTTTGATGGACTGGGTTTTGACCCAAAAAGTGCTTCCTGCTTAGCTATCAGCTGTCCCTGGATTCTCTTCTGGTCCTAAATACAGAACCGATTCAAGCATGGGtcataaagagaaaaaagatttaaaacGAAAACTCCATACTGATtatcacaaattaattaaaaccaggTCCATACTCTCTGCCTCTGCATTTCTTGCTCTTTCTCTTGCCTTAACATGCTGTACTGTTCAAGCATAAAAAGAAGCCGTCCCTACAAAACAGATATCATAGAAGATCTAATTTGCATAATCAAAGGCAATGTAAATATTAATCAATATGCACTACAACTTGACGAACTTGAACAGGTCAAGTTTTGACTTGGAGCAACATGTCTATTTAAAATGTTTAATCGATTAACAGAAAACCTTACACCATCATATAAGAATTCAGTCTGGCTTTGTTCCTCCCAAGCTTTTGTTTTTGACGTCAATACCTCCACCATTGCTGCTCAAGTAGGATCCAAAGGATAGAAcaaaaactcataaaatagaccaaagaaaaaatataaaggtaGCATCTACATAGAATATTAATCTGAACATAAATTTGTAAACAATCTATTTATTAGGTCCTCTAGGCTCTAACTTCCCTGCTTCCCAGCATCATTGTTTTATACATTCGGCACACTAAGTAGAACGGTAAGAGCTGCATATAAGTACTACTCATATCTGCATAGTGTAATTCAATCAGATCGTACTCTAATAATACGACTGGGATTTAAACTCACAGTATTTTCAActcagggccggctcaatgacTAGGCGACTGAGGCGGTCGCTTAGGGCCCCTAGTTagtaaggcccaaaattttttctcataaaaatttaaaacctctAAAATAAGGTCCCAATATAATAAGTCCATtgtaaaataaaaccaattaacctaaaaaaacaaatataccacatcaattttttggGGCAACtaattaaaagttaaacttaaaattcatgaaacaacaatgaaaatgaaaataataataatattataaaaatataataatattattaaaataaatattatttaattaatatttaaatattaaaaaaaataagttctcaacttcaaaatttcgcctaaggccccaaatacattgagccgACCTGTTTCAACTCTGTATCCTATTGctatgagaaataaaacttgGTTAAGCAAGATATTTACCAGGAATTTTGTTAACTAAAGCACGACCTTTCTCAGCACGTTTAAGGGTAAGATGTGCACCTCTTCCACCATTATATCGATTATCGTCCTGAAATTCCATGATATGAAGGTGAATAAATTAAGATGAGGGGAATGGAAGCTACTTTCTAttcaaaataagataaaaaagtTCAACCCTGTTGTACTCCTCAAGCCAGCTCTCTTCTTGACATGCAGCTAACCACTTCTCAACCTTCTCAAGTATTTCTTTCCTGCACAAAGCTTCCTCTTTTACGTTTGCAATTTGAAGTTCAATTTCTTCTAACAGGTACATTGGATCCACAGCTCCTGCAAAATGTAATTGCTGATGATTTATTTTTCCAGGACAATCGCTCAAGTCACATAGATAGTTGCACATACGGACAAAACCTAGTCAGTGCCTTCCTCGTCTCCAAAACCTGTTCTTTTCCACTCCACAGCTTTTCGATTCACCAAATGtcacccacccaaaaaaagacgaagtagaagaagaagatcttGTTATGTTGTTAAGCAAAGCCCACACTTGCCCTGCTTTCTTCCAAATCAAGTAAATTCCTATTCTATAACAGctgtttgttttttatgttaaagAAAATCCATTATTgaacaattgaaaaatgaaagcTTTCTctattaaaccaaaaaaacttttagtttTCTTGATTAGGAGAGAAATGAAAGTTAGTCCGTTCGATAACCCTTTTAAGGGTCCTTTTTTGGGTGGACACGAATTTCTTCTAAACTGGTTTTAAGGAAATTCACTTCAACCTACACTAATAAGTAACAAATgtcattcaatatttttgagtttctaaaaaattaatgtttgagttcctagattagtagaatgacaataaattactgttaaaatattaaagaaaatatgtgaGAGATAACACTTGGTACTTATTAGACTGCCCCTCACCCTCACAAGAGGCCGACCAATCACCCTTCACATAGTAAGGGCCGACTACCCTTCATTTGGTGAGGGGTGGCTGTGAGGGTGacctctttttttatttgaagggtaaaattataattttataataacaaCAAGCTAATGTCATCATTTATGCCACATGTCATCAAAGATTGGTGATGACGTAGATCCGCATGTGCATCTAACTGCTTTCATCAAACAATTCAACGGTAGGGACCCTTTTGATCAAAGAGCTTACTCCATGAATCTTAATGATACTTTTGATACCCCTGGATCAGTTTGATATAACTGCAAACCTCAGGAATCAAGTAAGTAATTTTTCAAGATTAATATGTAGTAGCATCATCTATAGGCAGCAGCCAACGAGAGTGAGATCATAGTGAAAAAGTAAGCAAAACCTACTCAATCCAATTTAATTATCAAGTTGAATTTACAGCAAATCAAGGCTATGAACATTTAAGCTGAAAGCAATTTTATTTGTAACTTTACACGTTAGGAAGATTAACCTTGAGgaatatttctctctctctcccctttttgTACATATGAACTTTAAAGTTGGAAGATGTATTTTTGAATGTGCTTTAAGTTATATTATAACTTTTGGACATGAATAGTTCTATAAAAAGCATGCTTTTGTGTAAGTACTTCATGATTTAATCATAAACCAGTTgttagaaatatatttttaaaattttattttagtgttATATCCGGCCCCTCTAGTTAAAATCCTGACCTCACCCATGTTTGCATCATACAAAAATCCTTGCACACAAATTGATACTTCAAGTCAATGAAAGTTTATGATTGTATCTTTTCCCCATATTGAATGAGCTCTCAAGTTATATATAAGTGCTTGACAACGGTTTCAATAAAATTACATGCCtcatagagaaagaagaaatttccTTGGCagaaaaacatcaaaattacTTGCAGTAGCCTTTTACataaataacattaataaaattCTTACCAGACTTCATGGCTTCAACTGAGGATTCCATTACACTAAGTGCTTCCGTGACCATGTGCGTCTGGCTACATATCTGCTCTAGTTCCAACCTCTTTTTCATAACAAGCTCTTTCATTTTACTTGATTTTAGTTGCTCAAGCCTTGAAACTTCT
It contains:
- the LOC132186124 gene encoding 65-kDa microtubule-associated protein 3-like, with translation MFKHQINQFAHIETTCGLLLDELQKIWDEVGEPEVNRNTMLLEIEQKCLELYRRKVDVAKKCRAQLQQEIAESEAELADICSAMGEQPLHFDWKPDGGLSKELDIVISQLEDMRKLKINRKNQFVEVLQQIQNISNEFRGDTEDNLYKVVLDETDLSMRRLEELRKQLLELQNQKRNRLKQVSNHLNTLNSVCSVLGMEFRHIAGEIHSTLNDSKGTKDISNHTIEKLAAAVQSLREVKIQRMQRLQNLASALLEMWNLMDTPMEEQQMFQNVTSNIAASEPEITETNMLSVNFLNNVEAEVSRLEQLKSSKMKELVMKKRLELEQICSQTHMVTEALSVMESSVEAMKSGAVDPMYLLEEIELQIANVKEEALCRKEILEKVEKWLAACQEESWLEEYNRDDNRYNGGRGAHLTLKRAEKGRALVNKIPAMVEVLTSKTKAWEEQSQTEFLYDGGRLLFMLEQYSMLRQEKEQEMQRQRDQKRIQGQLIAKQEALFGSKPSPSKSGKKASRTPTGVAGNRKVSLGGAMLQNLKPEKAASRLQPSKSISEDPGHSAEKYSSGSGKAHKNKSPLIRKPLSPVSSQVLSKANIDNFLEDQKMTYTASLQKALSSTELSLVGTPSKPIAVGYEESRTPKTMPIPEPTTPPTVSVPMTTARTPATPRLALCIENNNNNQPTEYSFEEVRAGFILPKT